CTACATATGGATTTAAAGAACAGATACCATTACTTAACTCATGTGGTAACATTGGTACAACCCTGTCTGTCACGTATGTAGAACAACCACGTGCAAGAGCTTCCTGATCCAAAGCACTATCTTCTGTTACGTAATGCGATACATCTGCAATGGAAACCTTTAACACCCAACCATTTTCAACGGGTGTAACACCCACTGCATCATCAAAGTCTTTCGAGTCATCGCCATCAATGGTAACGATTGTTTCACTAGTTAAATCAACGCGGTCTTTCTTATCACTTTCCTGAATTTCCTGGGGAATTGTTTTAACCTCTTCCATAACAGCTTCAGGGAATTGTGGATCAATATCATGGTCAAGAAGTATCGCAAGAATATCTACTCCTGGATCATCCTTGTAACCAATTACACGTTCAACATATACAACAATTGCTGTTCCATACTTCTGTATACGACAAAGAACCTTCATTCCCTCAACAGGAAGAAAATCTTGGTCATATTTTACTGTGATTAATTTATCCTGTAGCTTTTCATCATCAGGAATAAACTTTAGTCTTTTCCCACGTGGCAAAAACGTACCAATCATAAAATCCTTTGCACGTGTAATTACTCGTAATACTTCACCATAGGTTTCCCAAGGCTTGCAGCGAACAAGAACAGTATCTCCATCTAGTGCAGTATTTTGATCAGTAGGATCAATCTTAATTGACTCCTTATCTTCACGGTCTACAAAACCAAGACCAGAACGATTGATAGAAATTCTACCCGTCATGACTCCAGCCTGCTTTTGTGTTAAATATTGGTTATCATCTGCTCTAAATAATAGTAATTCACGTTCTAATTCAGATAATGCTTGGCTTACTTTCACGAAATCCGATGAGGAAGTCATCCCAAGTGCACTTAAAATATCGTCCACTCTACGATTCTTTTTTGGATGATTTTCAATATATTCTAATATTCTCTCTTTTAAATTCTCCATAATTCTTCTTTCTGTTACAGCCTGTCTTTAGCTGTATCTATTCTGTATCTTTGTAATAAGCAATATCCGATAATATTCAATGTTTCTTCGTAAGAAAAAACCGGCTTTCACCGGTTACTTAATCACTCTTATCGCGATAACTAAAGCAAAAAATGCAATTCCAAGTACCAACGTTAGATTAGAAATGACCTTTTCAGATCCTCTCTCCTTTGTGTTGGCAAATAGATTTAATCCGCCATTTCCAGTAAATGCACTAGAAATACCGTCAGATTTTCCACCCTGTAATAGTGATAAAATAATCAGCAAAGCCGATACAACCATTAATATAGCGTTAAGCATCTAAAAAGCTCCTTTCGCTTGCCACAGTATTATAACATCGGTTTATATTGATGTCCAATATCACTTTATTCCTTCTCGAAATTCTCGCCTTCTGGCACTGTAGGTTGTGGTTTAGCAACAACTCTCCTTACCCCTTGTTTCTTTTATATAAATGATGCCAAGTGTAATATCAT
This genomic window from Solobacterium moorei contains:
- the secG gene encoding preprotein translocase subunit SecG — protein: MLNAILMVVSALLIILSLLQGGKSDGISSAFTGNGGLNLFANTKERGSEKVISNLTLVLGIAFFALVIAIRVIK